One Watersipora subatra chromosome 4, tzWatSuba1.1, whole genome shotgun sequence genomic window carries:
- the LOC137393185 gene encoding uncharacterized protein isoform X1: protein MLKMASANQIKEMEDVITCSICCELFTDARNLTCQHCFCLACLKDFQTTPFIKACPICREESVPPARELNRLPPNRAINDMVGVLMKRRVGTPKPASQPTPRAVTPPKAQNKPTPARNVPTPAEKPKPTPQRPSSPIGISLGDLFGLHMMREQQRERERRAKAAVAEAAAEAAAEALAETFTEMFLAGSSGSSSSVHRGVQCDECHQTNIKGIRYKCGVCDDYDLCERCEAKPRLMVHDMKHIFLKLRQPRTRAVPHGQVLDPMGYWLGQKMIFTNRTHFAVIRANLGGITIQTKIPITCDKCGEKPIEGTRFKCGICSDYDLCGDCEKQSPSFHPKDHVFLVVRYTSEAVQTSKRLIRVNFY from the exons ATGCTCAAGATGGCAAGTGCAAATCAAATCAAAGAGATGGAAGATGTTATCACCTGTAGCATATGTTGCGAGCTATTCACAGACGCAAGAAATCTTACTTGTCAGCACTGCTTCTGCTTGGCGTGTCTAAAAGATTTTCAAACAACTCCGTTTATCAAAGCCTGTCCAATATGCAGAGAGGAAAGTGTACCTCCGGCTCGAGAGCTCAATAGATTGCCTCCCAATCGTGCTATCAATGACATGGTTGGAGTTTTGATGAAGCGGAGAG TTGGTACTCCTAAACCTGCTTCACAACCCACGCCAAGAGCTGTCACACCTCCAAAAGCTCAAAACAAGCCTACACCAGCCCGAAATGTCCCGACTCCTGCAGAAAAACCAAAACCAACTC CTCAGCGTCCAAGTTCGCCGATCGGAATATCATTGGGAGATTTATTTGGTCTCCACATGATGAGAGAACAACAGCGCGAACGAGAGCGAAGGGCAAAAGCGGCAGTAGCGGAGGCGGCAGCAGAAGCTGCAGCCGAGGCGCTAGCCGAGACTTTTACAGAGATGTTTCTGGCAGGAT CCTCTGGCTCGAGCAGCAGCGTTCATCGTGGAGTGCAGTGTGATGAGTGCCACCAAACAAATATTAAAGGGATCCGCTACAAATGTGG AGTTTGTGATGACTATGACCTGTGCGAGAGGTGTGAAGCCAAGCCCCGTTTGATGGTGCATGATATGAAACACATCTTTCTAAAGCTGCGGCAACCTCGAACTAGAGCTGTGCCTCATGGTCAAGTTTTGGACCCG ATGGGCTATTGGCTTGGGCAGAAGATGATATTTACTAACCGGACTCATTTTGCTGTGATAAGAGCAAACCTTGGAGGAATCACAATACAGACCAAAATTCCCATAACTTGTGATAAATGTGGTGAAAAGCCGATAGAAGGAACTCGTTTCAAATGCGG GATATGCTCAGATTATGACTTGTGTGGAGACTGTGAAAAACAGAGCCCATCCTTCCACCCGAAAGACCATGTGTTTTTGGTTGTGCGATATACTTCTGAGGCTGTTCAAACATCGAAGAGACTCATACGAGTCAACTTCTACTAA
- the LOC137393185 gene encoding uncharacterized protein isoform X2, with translation MLKMASANQIKEMEDVITCSICCELFTDARNLTCQHCFCLACLKDFQTTPFIKACPICREESVPPARELNRLPPNRAINDMVGVLMKRRVGTPKPASQPTPRAVTPPKAQNKPTPARNVPTPAEKPKPTPQRPSSPIGISLGDLFGLHMMREQQRERERRAKAAVAEAAAEAAAEALAETFTEMFLAGSSGSSSSVHRGVQCDECHQTNIKGIRYKCGVCDDYDLCERCEAKPRLMVHDMKHIFLKLRQPRTRAVPHGQVLDPMGYWLGQKMIFTNRTHFAVIRANLGGITIQTKIPITCDKCGEKPIEGTRFKCG, from the exons ATGCTCAAGATGGCAAGTGCAAATCAAATCAAAGAGATGGAAGATGTTATCACCTGTAGCATATGTTGCGAGCTATTCACAGACGCAAGAAATCTTACTTGTCAGCACTGCTTCTGCTTGGCGTGTCTAAAAGATTTTCAAACAACTCCGTTTATCAAAGCCTGTCCAATATGCAGAGAGGAAAGTGTACCTCCGGCTCGAGAGCTCAATAGATTGCCTCCCAATCGTGCTATCAATGACATGGTTGGAGTTTTGATGAAGCGGAGAG TTGGTACTCCTAAACCTGCTTCACAACCCACGCCAAGAGCTGTCACACCTCCAAAAGCTCAAAACAAGCCTACACCAGCCCGAAATGTCCCGACTCCTGCAGAAAAACCAAAACCAACTC CTCAGCGTCCAAGTTCGCCGATCGGAATATCATTGGGAGATTTATTTGGTCTCCACATGATGAGAGAACAACAGCGCGAACGAGAGCGAAGGGCAAAAGCGGCAGTAGCGGAGGCGGCAGCAGAAGCTGCAGCCGAGGCGCTAGCCGAGACTTTTACAGAGATGTTTCTGGCAGGAT CCTCTGGCTCGAGCAGCAGCGTTCATCGTGGAGTGCAGTGTGATGAGTGCCACCAAACAAATATTAAAGGGATCCGCTACAAATGTGG AGTTTGTGATGACTATGACCTGTGCGAGAGGTGTGAAGCCAAGCCCCGTTTGATGGTGCATGATATGAAACACATCTTTCTAAAGCTGCGGCAACCTCGAACTAGAGCTGTGCCTCATGGTCAAGTTTTGGACCCG ATGGGCTATTGGCTTGGGCAGAAGATGATATTTACTAACCGGACTCATTTTGCTGTGATAAGAGCAAACCTTGGAGGAATCACAATACAGACCAAAATTCCCATAACTTGTGATAAATGTGGTGAAAAGCCGATAGAAGGAACTCGTTTCAAATGCGGGTAA